One Glycine max cultivar Williams 82 chromosome 4, Glycine_max_v4.0, whole genome shotgun sequence DNA segment encodes these proteins:
- the LOC100777075 gene encoding E3 ubiquitin-protein ligase APD1 isoform X1 translates to MALLHRAMRTIPSHHQRWQHAWMLPPLTIWICVSITLRYGYYGDSCILLGPASSRLMKTSSVFVKQLQVSNEDNNQVILHAFNEEPELSSQTNWTVSNFFLVEAYKSKVISLWLNQGSTIRMRWEAHTTSSLDQLHGMVIKGEKKFELLQPKQTSFLNAIALRKTVNGKEAEYNVEEDNIYHIGVLNMNSRNIILTMKVNVLAKVYDTTKGKKMCSTANGFCRLSFVFPNTQYVILTATGKVDGGSYVEISFLARVLTYILLLGALMIVIYLVLKFLEVHEGGDQNSHAAVDVTYRTSNVVARQTETQPLMQVETNRLTYGTNAKDDEEEDSGASSSSSEELYDEKLCCICYDEQRSSFFVPCGHCATCYDCAQRILDEESIVCPICRRLIHKVRRLYHN, encoded by the exons ATGGCTCTGTTACACCGAGCCATGCGCACTATACCATCCCATCATCAGCGGTGGCAACATGCTTGGATGCTGCCTCCTCTCACCATTTGGATTTGTG tttCAATCACACTTCGTTATGGTTATTACGGCGATTCATGCATCCTGCTTGGCCCTGCCTCGTCCCGTTTGATGAAGACCAGTTCTGTTTTTGTGAAGCAGCTTCAAGTGTCAAACGAGGACAATAATCAAGTTATTCTCCATGCCTTCAACGAGGAGCCCGAGTTAAGCTCCCAAACTAATTGGACAGTGTCAAATTTCTTCCTTGTTGAAGCGTATAAAAGCAAG GTAATTTCTTTGTGGTTAAATCAGGGCTCCACCATCCGTATGAGGTGGGAAGCACACACTACTAGTAGTTTGGATCAGCTACATGGGATGGTGATCAAAG GAGAAAAGAAGTTTGAACTACTACAGCCTAAACAAACGAGCTTCCTCAATGCAATTGCTCTTCGCAAGACTGTTAATG GTAAAGAAGCTGAATACAATGTTGAGGAAGATAATATATACCACATTGGGGTTCTAAACATGAATTCCAGGAACATAATATTGACTATGAAAGTTAATGTTTTGGCAAAGGTATATGATACCACCAAAGGCAAGAAGATGTGCTCTACTGCAAATGGATTCTGTAGACTCAGTTTTGTCTTCCCTAATACTCAGTATGTTATTCTTACGGCAACTGGCAAA GTTGATGGGGGATCGTATGTTGAAATTTCTTTTCTGGCTCGTGTGTTGACCTACATATTACTTTTAG GAGCTCTTATGATTGTTATTTATCTGGTTCTGAAGTTCCTTGAAGTCCATGAAGGTGGTGATCAGAATAGTCATGCGGCAGTCGACGTCACATACAGAACAAGTAATGTAGTTGCAAGGCAAACCGAAACTCAGCCCTTGATGCAAGTGGAGACAAATCGATTGACATATGGAACAAATGCaaaagatgatgaagaagaagattcaggAGCATCCAGTAGCTCTTCAGAGGAGTTATATGATGAAAAATTGTGTTGCATTTGTTATGATGAACAACGCAGTAGCTTCTTTGTTCCTTGTGGACATTGTGCCACTTGCTATGACTGTGCACAGAG GATTTTAGATGAGGAGAGCATAGTGTGTCCTATATGCCGAAGGCTTATTCACAAAGTACGA
- the LOC100777075 gene encoding E3 ubiquitin-protein ligase APD1 isoform X2: protein MALLHRAMRTIPSHHQRWQHAWMLPPLTIWICVSITLRYGYYGDSCILLGPASSRLMKTSSVFVKQLQVSNEDNNQVILHAFNEEPELSSQTNWTVSNFFLVEAYKSKGSTIRMRWEAHTTSSLDQLHGMVIKGEKKFELLQPKQTSFLNAIALRKTVNGKEAEYNVEEDNIYHIGVLNMNSRNIILTMKVNVLAKVYDTTKGKKMCSTANGFCRLSFVFPNTQYVILTATGKVDGGSYVEISFLARVLTYILLLGALMIVIYLVLKFLEVHEGGDQNSHAAVDVTYRTSNVVARQTETQPLMQVETNRLTYGTNAKDDEEEDSGASSSSSEELYDEKLCCICYDEQRSSFFVPCGHCATCYDCAQRILDEESIVCPICRRLIHKVRRLYHN from the exons ATGGCTCTGTTACACCGAGCCATGCGCACTATACCATCCCATCATCAGCGGTGGCAACATGCTTGGATGCTGCCTCCTCTCACCATTTGGATTTGTG tttCAATCACACTTCGTTATGGTTATTACGGCGATTCATGCATCCTGCTTGGCCCTGCCTCGTCCCGTTTGATGAAGACCAGTTCTGTTTTTGTGAAGCAGCTTCAAGTGTCAAACGAGGACAATAATCAAGTTATTCTCCATGCCTTCAACGAGGAGCCCGAGTTAAGCTCCCAAACTAATTGGACAGTGTCAAATTTCTTCCTTGTTGAAGCGTATAAAAGCAAG GGCTCCACCATCCGTATGAGGTGGGAAGCACACACTACTAGTAGTTTGGATCAGCTACATGGGATGGTGATCAAAG GAGAAAAGAAGTTTGAACTACTACAGCCTAAACAAACGAGCTTCCTCAATGCAATTGCTCTTCGCAAGACTGTTAATG GTAAAGAAGCTGAATACAATGTTGAGGAAGATAATATATACCACATTGGGGTTCTAAACATGAATTCCAGGAACATAATATTGACTATGAAAGTTAATGTTTTGGCAAAGGTATATGATACCACCAAAGGCAAGAAGATGTGCTCTACTGCAAATGGATTCTGTAGACTCAGTTTTGTCTTCCCTAATACTCAGTATGTTATTCTTACGGCAACTGGCAAA GTTGATGGGGGATCGTATGTTGAAATTTCTTTTCTGGCTCGTGTGTTGACCTACATATTACTTTTAG GAGCTCTTATGATTGTTATTTATCTGGTTCTGAAGTTCCTTGAAGTCCATGAAGGTGGTGATCAGAATAGTCATGCGGCAGTCGACGTCACATACAGAACAAGTAATGTAGTTGCAAGGCAAACCGAAACTCAGCCCTTGATGCAAGTGGAGACAAATCGATTGACATATGGAACAAATGCaaaagatgatgaagaagaagattcaggAGCATCCAGTAGCTCTTCAGAGGAGTTATATGATGAAAAATTGTGTTGCATTTGTTATGATGAACAACGCAGTAGCTTCTTTGTTCCTTGTGGACATTGTGCCACTTGCTATGACTGTGCACAGAG GATTTTAGATGAGGAGAGCATAGTGTGTCCTATATGCCGAAGGCTTATTCACAAAGTACGA
- the LOC100777075 gene encoding E3 ubiquitin-protein ligase APD1 isoform X3 yields MLGCCLLSPFGFVAFSITLRYGYYGDSCILLGPASSRLMKTSSVFVKQLQVSNEDNNQVILHAFNEEPELSSQTNWTVSNFFLVEAYKSKVISLWLNQGSTIRMRWEAHTTSSLDQLHGMVIKGEKKFELLQPKQTSFLNAIALRKTVNGKEAEYNVEEDNIYHIGVLNMNSRNIILTMKVNVLAKVYDTTKGKKMCSTANGFCRLSFVFPNTQYVILTATGKVDGGSYVEISFLARVLTYILLLGALMIVIYLVLKFLEVHEGGDQNSHAAVDVTYRTSNVVARQTETQPLMQVETNRLTYGTNAKDDEEEDSGASSSSSEELYDEKLCCICYDEQRSSFFVPCGHCATCYDCAQRILDEESIVCPICRRLIHKVRRLYHN; encoded by the exons ATGCTTGGATGCTGCCTCCTCTCACCATTTGGATTTGTGGCAT tttCAATCACACTTCGTTATGGTTATTACGGCGATTCATGCATCCTGCTTGGCCCTGCCTCGTCCCGTTTGATGAAGACCAGTTCTGTTTTTGTGAAGCAGCTTCAAGTGTCAAACGAGGACAATAATCAAGTTATTCTCCATGCCTTCAACGAGGAGCCCGAGTTAAGCTCCCAAACTAATTGGACAGTGTCAAATTTCTTCCTTGTTGAAGCGTATAAAAGCAAG GTAATTTCTTTGTGGTTAAATCAGGGCTCCACCATCCGTATGAGGTGGGAAGCACACACTACTAGTAGTTTGGATCAGCTACATGGGATGGTGATCAAAG GAGAAAAGAAGTTTGAACTACTACAGCCTAAACAAACGAGCTTCCTCAATGCAATTGCTCTTCGCAAGACTGTTAATG GTAAAGAAGCTGAATACAATGTTGAGGAAGATAATATATACCACATTGGGGTTCTAAACATGAATTCCAGGAACATAATATTGACTATGAAAGTTAATGTTTTGGCAAAGGTATATGATACCACCAAAGGCAAGAAGATGTGCTCTACTGCAAATGGATTCTGTAGACTCAGTTTTGTCTTCCCTAATACTCAGTATGTTATTCTTACGGCAACTGGCAAA GTTGATGGGGGATCGTATGTTGAAATTTCTTTTCTGGCTCGTGTGTTGACCTACATATTACTTTTAG GAGCTCTTATGATTGTTATTTATCTGGTTCTGAAGTTCCTTGAAGTCCATGAAGGTGGTGATCAGAATAGTCATGCGGCAGTCGACGTCACATACAGAACAAGTAATGTAGTTGCAAGGCAAACCGAAACTCAGCCCTTGATGCAAGTGGAGACAAATCGATTGACATATGGAACAAATGCaaaagatgatgaagaagaagattcaggAGCATCCAGTAGCTCTTCAGAGGAGTTATATGATGAAAAATTGTGTTGCATTTGTTATGATGAACAACGCAGTAGCTTCTTTGTTCCTTGTGGACATTGTGCCACTTGCTATGACTGTGCACAGAG GATTTTAGATGAGGAGAGCATAGTGTGTCCTATATGCCGAAGGCTTATTCACAAAGTACGA
- the LOC100777075 gene encoding E3 ubiquitin-protein ligase APD1 isoform X4, producing the protein MKTSSVFVKQLQVSNEDNNQVILHAFNEEPELSSQTNWTVSNFFLVEAYKSKVISLWLNQGSTIRMRWEAHTTSSLDQLHGMVIKGEKKFELLQPKQTSFLNAIALRKTVNGKEAEYNVEEDNIYHIGVLNMNSRNIILTMKVNVLAKVYDTTKGKKMCSTANGFCRLSFVFPNTQYVILTATGKVDGGSYVEISFLARVLTYILLLGALMIVIYLVLKFLEVHEGGDQNSHAAVDVTYRTSNVVARQTETQPLMQVETNRLTYGTNAKDDEEEDSGASSSSSEELYDEKLCCICYDEQRSSFFVPCGHCATCYDCAQRILDEESIVCPICRRLIHKVRRLYHN; encoded by the exons ATGAAGACCAGTTCTGTTTTTGTGAAGCAGCTTCAAGTGTCAAACGAGGACAATAATCAAGTTATTCTCCATGCCTTCAACGAGGAGCCCGAGTTAAGCTCCCAAACTAATTGGACAGTGTCAAATTTCTTCCTTGTTGAAGCGTATAAAAGCAAG GTAATTTCTTTGTGGTTAAATCAGGGCTCCACCATCCGTATGAGGTGGGAAGCACACACTACTAGTAGTTTGGATCAGCTACATGGGATGGTGATCAAAG GAGAAAAGAAGTTTGAACTACTACAGCCTAAACAAACGAGCTTCCTCAATGCAATTGCTCTTCGCAAGACTGTTAATG GTAAAGAAGCTGAATACAATGTTGAGGAAGATAATATATACCACATTGGGGTTCTAAACATGAATTCCAGGAACATAATATTGACTATGAAAGTTAATGTTTTGGCAAAGGTATATGATACCACCAAAGGCAAGAAGATGTGCTCTACTGCAAATGGATTCTGTAGACTCAGTTTTGTCTTCCCTAATACTCAGTATGTTATTCTTACGGCAACTGGCAAA GTTGATGGGGGATCGTATGTTGAAATTTCTTTTCTGGCTCGTGTGTTGACCTACATATTACTTTTAG GAGCTCTTATGATTGTTATTTATCTGGTTCTGAAGTTCCTTGAAGTCCATGAAGGTGGTGATCAGAATAGTCATGCGGCAGTCGACGTCACATACAGAACAAGTAATGTAGTTGCAAGGCAAACCGAAACTCAGCCCTTGATGCAAGTGGAGACAAATCGATTGACATATGGAACAAATGCaaaagatgatgaagaagaagattcaggAGCATCCAGTAGCTCTTCAGAGGAGTTATATGATGAAAAATTGTGTTGCATTTGTTATGATGAACAACGCAGTAGCTTCTTTGTTCCTTGTGGACATTGTGCCACTTGCTATGACTGTGCACAGAG GATTTTAGATGAGGAGAGCATAGTGTGTCCTATATGCCGAAGGCTTATTCACAAAGTACGA